The Nitrospiraceae bacterium region CGCAATCGACCCAACCAGTCGACGAACGCGGCAAATTCCTCGCCGAATATTTTTTCAAGGTCTTCTTTGATGAATCCCGACAAGGCCGGCGCCATGCCGCTGGTGTTGATGGCTACGCGCACATGTCCGCAGGCGACGACCGCCGGCATGGTGACTGTTGAGGCCTCCGGTTGGTCCACAGACCAAAGCAGAAACTTTTTCTGCCGGGCTAGAGCCAAGAGATTCCGGGAGAACTCCTTATCACCCCGAATCGTATTCAAGACCAGAATGGCGTTTTCCGAATCGCTCTCGCGGAAATGCCGTCCTCGATGGATGACTTTGGCCGACGCCGCGAGCTGTTTCAGGTTGTCATGCAACGTCGGACTGATCACAGTGACTTTTGCGCCTGCTTCGAGCAACCGTTCCGTTTTTTCCGCCGCCTCTTCGTCGCCTCCAACGACCAACACGGGCCACCCTCGAACGTCGAGTGACAACGGAAAACCTGGATTCGCCACCATACTTCTTCCTCCTCGATCAAAAGAAAATACTATTGTACAACAGCCTCTTTCGCAGCGTAAACCATGCCCTCCCCTTTTCTTCGTCAACCCGCTATAATGCGCCCCGTCGGAACCATGACGATCAGCCCTCTGGAAGGATCTCCCTGCAATGGCAGGATACAATGTGCGGACGCTCGGCATGGCCGGGAGCATTATCGG contains the following coding sequences:
- a CDS encoding bifunctional precorrin-2 dehydrogenase/sirohydrochlorin ferrochelatase, producing the protein MVANPGFPLSLDVRGWPVLVVGGDEEAAEKTERLLEAGAKVTVISPTLHDNLKQLAASAKVIHRGRHFRESDSENAILVLNTIRGDKEFSRNLLALARQKKFLLWSVDQPEASTVTMPAVVACGHVRVAINTSGMAPALSGFIKEDLEKIFGEEFAAFVDWLGRLREQAKANEPDVEKRRALLREALDGFRLLGKVQYPNVWVEERAKHGSASAATKS